One segment of Rosa chinensis cultivar Old Blush chromosome 6, RchiOBHm-V2, whole genome shotgun sequence DNA contains the following:
- the LOC112174570 gene encoding monothiol glutaredoxin-S6: MDTITSMVTGKPVVIFSRSTCCMSHSIRSLITGYGANPTVYELDQIPNGQVIERVLVEQLKCEPSVPAVFIGQQFVGGANQVMTLQLRNQLAPRLLAANAIWVWN, translated from the coding sequence ATGGATACGATAACAAGCATGGTGACTGGAAAGCCAGTGGTGATCTTCAGCAGGAGCACATGTTGCATGAGCCACTCCATCAGGTCACTGATAACAGGGTACGGGGCGAATCCAACAGTGTATGAGCTTGATCAAATCCCAAATGGGCAAGTAATAGAGAGGGTACTAGTTGAGCAGCTGAAATGCGAGCCAAGTGTGCCAGCTGTTTTCATAGGCCAACAGTTCGTTGGTGGAGCTAATCAGGTCATGACCCTCCAACTCAGAAACCAGCTTGCGCCCAGGCTCCTAGCGGCCAATGCCATTTGGGTTTGGAACTAA